GATACAGCCCCGAATACAACTCCGCGCGACAAGGTTGGCAGATCGCCTCCGCCAGAAACGCGCGATCAAACGTCATGCCTTCGCGAGCGAGCTTTTCCAAGTTGGGTGTCTTGGCGTTTTGCCCACCGTACATCGGCAGATCGTTGTAAGTGCAGTCGTCGGCCATCACGATCAGAAAGTTCGGTCGAACCTCTTCCGCCGACGTCAAGCCGACGCACGACAACAACCAAATCGAAGCAACAAGGATTCTCAACGAGAACGACATATCGCAGCAAACCAGTTCTGGGGATGAACGCATTTAAGGAAGAACGACCAAGGCCGCTCGTGCGAACATATCTTACCCGCCGGTTTTTCGCGAAGCTAGCATCCTGGCTGGCTATCACGAAAAAAGCGACTCGAACCAGAGCTCGAGCCGCTTGAATGGAATGTGATTGTCGCGTCGCGGATGAATCAGGCGGCTTCGCTGGCTTCCGCCGCCGCGTTGATTTTGTTGTAGAGCGTTTTCAGCGAGATCCCCAGCTCTTCGGCGACGGCTTTCTTATTTTCGTTGTGCCGTTCCATGGATCGCTTGATCGCCAACGCCTCGATCTCCCGCATGGTCATCGGAGCCGTGTCGGCCAAGTCCGCTCGCAGTTGACGTCGCGAGAAGTGCTGGGGCAAATGCTCGACGTCGATTGGCAAAGCATCGCAGAGCACGGAAGCATGTTCGATCACGTTGGCAAGCTCACGAACGTTGCCGGGCCATTGGTGCGATTGCAATTCGTCCATGGCCGCCTGTGTGAACAGGTTGCCGCTGGTGCCATCGGCACGGTGCCGCCGCAGCAAGTGTTCAGCCAGTGCTGGCAAGTCATCGATGCGATCACGAAGCGACGGCAAACGAAGTTCGAACGTGTTGATGCGGAACATCAAATCCTCGCGGAACTCGCCGGCGTCGACCATTTTTTCCAGGTCACGGTGAGTCGCACAAACGACGCGCACGTCGACTTTGATCGATTGATTGTCACCCAGCCGTCGGATGTCGCCGGTTTCCAAGACTCGCAGCAATTTGGCTTGCACTGCCAGTGGAAGTTCACCGATCTCATCCAGGAACAACGTTCCGCCGCTGGCGACTTCGAACAATCCCATGCGTCCCGAGTCGGCTCCGGTGAAGGCACCTTTGACGTGTCCGAACAACTCACTTTCGATCAGCGTCTCGGGCAACGCACCGCAGTTGATTGCGACAAAGGGTTGCTCGCTACGCAAGCTTTCATCAGCGATGGCTCGCGCGACCAGTTCTTTTCCGCAACCCGTTTCGCCGCGAATCAGCACCGTCGACTCGGTGGGCGCAACTTTCGAGATCAGTTTGCGAACGGCCAGCATCGATTGGTTTTCGCCAATCAGATCGGAGTGCCCTTCGGCTCGCTTTAAACGATGACGCAGAGCCGCGACCGTGCGATTCCATTCACGACGTTCGCTCACACGAGCCATCAACGCCGAGATGTCCGCCAAACGACAGGGCTTGGTCAAGTAATCAAACGTGCCGTGACGCAGAGCCTTGATCGCGGTGTCTTGGCTGGGTTTTCCAGTCATCACGACGGCTTCGATTTCAGGTCGAATCTCGCGTGCCTTCGCGATGACTTCGATCCCGTTCATGCCCGGCATGTCCAAATCGACGAGCAAACAATCGATCGGTTCTTTCGAGAGCACATCAACCGCGGTTTCGCCATCAGGGCACACCGTGACGCGGTAACCCATTCGCGGCAACTCGGTTCGCATCAGTTCCTGCAAATGCTTTTCGTCGTCGGCGAACAGCACGTGCATTCCGTCGGCACTAGGCTGCTTGGGTTTGCTGGGCATGTTGGAATTTCCAATCTTCGAATGCGGGTGAGGAGACTTCTTCGGTGATGGCTTCGACGGGCAGTCGCAACTCAAATTCGCTGCCGCGGTTTTCGCCTTCGCTGCGGCCGATCAGTTGGCCGCCGTGCTGACAAACGATTCGGTGGGAAATGCTGAGTCCCAATCCGGTCCCGGTGCCATCGCGGCGGCGGGTGAAAAAGGGCTCGAACAAGTGAGCTTGGACTTCGGCGGACATGCCGCAACCGGTGTCCGTGACTCGCACGGTTGAATTCTTGGGGCCTTGGTGAACGTGCACATGCACACTGCCGTCGCAATCCACACTTTCCAAAGCATTGGTGACCAAGTTCAAGACCACTTGCCGGATCTCTTGGTCGTTGGCGTAGACCACCGCGGAGTCGTCGCCCAATCGCCGCACCGTTTGGCACTTGTATTTGCCCAGCGTGGTGACCATTTCCAGCACGTCGTCGACCAAT
This genomic window from Rhodopirellula halodulae contains:
- a CDS encoding sigma-54-dependent transcriptional regulator — its product is MHVLFADDEKHLQELMRTELPRMGYRVTVCPDGETAVDVLSKEPIDCLLVDLDMPGMNGIEVIAKAREIRPEIEAVVMTGKPSQDTAIKALRHGTFDYLTKPCRLADISALMARVSERREWNRTVAALRHRLKRAEGHSDLIGENQSMLAVRKLISKVAPTESTVLIRGETGCGKELVARAIADESLRSEQPFVAINCGALPETLIESELFGHVKGAFTGADSGRMGLFEVASGGTLFLDEIGELPLAVQAKLLRVLETGDIRRLGDNQSIKVDVRVVCATHRDLEKMVDAGEFREDLMFRINTFELRLPSLRDRIDDLPALAEHLLRRHRADGTSGNLFTQAAMDELQSHQWPGNVRELANVIEHASVLCDALPIDVEHLPQHFSRRQLRADLADTAPMTMREIEALAIKRSMERHNENKKAVAEELGISLKTLYNKINAAAEASEAA